From Camelina sativa cultivar DH55 chromosome 7, Cs, whole genome shotgun sequence, one genomic window encodes:
- the LOC104703131 gene encoding protein CIA1 isoform X3, giving the protein MDLMEKNLELVEIQKLEGHTDRVWSVAWNPVSSHADGVSPVLASCSGDNTVRIWEQSSLSRSWTCKTVLEETHTRTVRSCAWSPSGELLATASFDGTTGIWKNYGSDFECIATLEGHENEVKSVSWNASGSYLATCSRDKSVWIWEVLEGNEYECAAVLSEHTQDVKMVQWHPTMDVLFSCSYDDTIKVWWSQDCDGEFECVQTLGESNNGHSSTVWAISFNATGDKMVTCSDDRTLKIWGTDIARMQSGEEYVPWSHLCTLSGYHDRTIYSAHWSRDDIIASGAGDDAIRLFVDSHDSVDGPSYNLLLKKNKAHDNDVNCVQWSRGEGDRLLASASDDGMVKIWQVATKP; this is encoded by the exons ATGGATTTGATGGAGAAGAACTTGGAGCTAGTGGAGATTCAGAAGCTCGAAGGCCACACCGATCGGGTTTGGAGCGTAGCTTGGAACCCAGTCTCCTCTCACGCCGACGGTGTTTCACCGGTTCTTGCTTCTTGCAGTGGCGACAACACCGTTCGTATCTGGGAACAAAGCTCCCTCTCTCGCTCCTGGACCTGCAAG ACTGTTTTGGAAGAAACGCATACAAGAACTGTGAGGTCGTGTGCTTGGTCACCCTCAGGAGAGTTATTGGCCACTGCAAGTTTCGATGGTACCACTGGCATTTGGAAGAATTATGGATCTGATTTTGAGTGTATTGCCACTTTGGAG GGACATGAAAACGAAGTCAAAAGTGTATCATGGAATGCATCTGGTTCATACCTAGCAACATGTAGTAGAGATAAGTCTGTCTGGATTTGGGAAGTGCTTGAAGGGAATGAATATGAGTGCGCTGCAGTATTAAGTGAGCATACACAAGATGTGAAGATGGTTCAGTGGCATCCCACCATGGATGTGTTATTTTCTTGCAGTTATGATGACACCATCAAG GTTTGGTGGTCTCAAGATTGTGATGGTGAGTTTGAATGTGTCCAAACCTTAGGTGAATCTAACAA TGGTCACTCCTCTACGGTTTGGGCCATCTCGTTTAACGCTACAGGGGACAAGATGGTTACTTGTAG TGATGATCGAACCTTGAAGATATGGGGGACAGATATTGCCAGGATGCAGTCTGGTGAAGAATATGTACCTTG GTCTCATCTTTGTACACTCTCTGGTTATCATGACCGTACCATATACTCAGCTCACTGGTCAAG GGATGACATTATTGCCAGTGGAGCAGGCGATGATGCTATACGGTTGTTTGTGGACAGCCATGACTCT GTTGATGGACCTTCCTATAATCTTTTgctgaagaaaaataaagcacATGACAATGATGTAAACTGTGTCCAATGGTCACGCGGT